A section of the Zavarzinella sp. genome encodes:
- a CDS encoding dihydrodipicolinate synthase family protein, with protein MTTKWYGVFPAATTEFNADESINFEATAKHIDQMIQAGVHGMIVLGTVGENCSLTPAEKLDVLRASKDAVAGRVPLLSGVAETTTRQACEFAKAAEKAGLDGLMVLPGMVYKASGEEAIQHFRAVAKASDLPIMIYNNPIAYAVDITPEMFVQMADEPKFVAIKESSENVRRITDIRNACGNRYELFCGVDDLALESVMLGATGWVSGLVNAFPAENRLLWDLAMAGKYAEAVEVYRWYTPLLHLDTLPKLVQYIKMANAATGMGSEVTRAPRYPVTGTEREWVMDIINTAIANRPKVS; from the coding sequence ATGACTACCAAATGGTATGGAGTATTTCCTGCCGCTACCACTGAATTTAATGCGGATGAATCAATCAACTTTGAAGCCACCGCAAAACATATTGACCAGATGATCCAGGCGGGCGTGCATGGCATGATCGTGCTGGGCACCGTGGGTGAAAATTGTTCTCTGACTCCTGCCGAGAAACTGGATGTGCTGCGTGCCAGCAAAGATGCGGTTGCAGGTCGCGTCCCGCTACTCAGTGGGGTGGCAGAAACCACCACTCGTCAGGCATGTGAGTTTGCCAAGGCTGCCGAAAAAGCAGGCCTCGACGGACTGATGGTGCTGCCGGGCATGGTTTACAAGGCATCTGGCGAAGAAGCGATCCAACATTTCCGTGCGGTTGCCAAAGCCAGCGACCTGCCGATCATGATTTACAACAATCCCATCGCATACGCTGTCGATATCACACCGGAGATGTTTGTGCAGATGGCTGATGAACCCAAGTTTGTTGCCATCAAAGAATCCAGCGAAAACGTGCGACGCATTACTGATATTCGCAATGCTTGCGGCAATCGCTACGAACTGTTCTGTGGTGTCGATGATCTTGCACTCGAAAGTGTCATGCTGGGGGCAACGGGTTGGGTTTCTGGTCTGGTGAATGCTTTCCCAGCAGAAAACCGTTTGCTGTGGGATCTGGCAATGGCTGGCAAATACGCTGAAGCAGTCGAAGTTTACCGTTGGTATACCCCCCTGCTTCACCTGGACACTCTGCCGAAGCTGGTGCAGTACATCAAAATGGCCAACGCAGCCACGGGCATGGGCAGCGAAGTCACCCGTGCCCCACGCTATCCTGTTACAGGTACCGAGCGTGAGTGGGTAATGGATATTATCAATACCGCAATCGCCAATCGTCCGAAAGTATCGTAA
- the fusA gene encoding elongation factor G, whose translation MAKDSGESEIEISKIRNVGVIAHIDAGKTTTSEHLLYYAGAKHKLGGVDHGTTETDFDPEEQQRGITIYSACVPLKWLNHDVNLIDTPGHVDFTAEVERSLRVLDGCICVFDAQKGVEAQSETVWRQANKYNVPRLVFINKMDIVGANFPAAVEEIREVLEGRPLPLFIPIGSGSSKETNTPFIGIVDLLKMEALYFESADFGKTIRTEAIPEELLAEAQSYRENLFNVITEHDDEDMITTRYLEGEEIPLDDVRQLIRKQAVRGQIHPVLCGSGREHAGIQPLLDAICYYMPSPLDVPPVVGVNPKKNNKEEVRKPDPKDYFCALVFKVIAQDSGDLFFLRIYSGTLKFNSRVYNPGRDSKEVIGKLYHIHADPTQRDDLPHTYAGDIVAVIGLKDCVTGDTLCDTQHPILLEQITFAETVVSQRIEPESSADKDKLIGALSKLEREDPTLHIRVDKDTGQMLMSGMGTLHLEVKRNRLERDFRLKIRVGKPQVSYRETLKESCRIVGECDRMLGGKSVFANVTIDFEVKKAEHPTSVVNKLKPGIVPDNIKDALTKSLKVAIQSGGLGFPVLDVHATIVDATFDPERSTDAAYEAAISDALQKAFSRENMQLLEPIMRLTVNVPDEVMGNVISYIISRRGEIDNQESNGKTSFIEARVPLETMFAYADEIRSVTQGRASPTMEPDSYAPAPDEKLRSFLDG comes from the coding sequence ATGGCAAAAGACAGTGGTGAATCAGAGATAGAAATTTCCAAAATTCGCAACGTGGGGGTGATTGCCCACATCGATGCAGGAAAAACCACGACCAGCGAACACCTGTTGTATTACGCTGGTGCCAAACACAAACTGGGTGGGGTAGATCATGGCACCACCGAAACCGATTTTGATCCCGAAGAACAACAACGTGGTATCACCATTTATTCGGCGTGCGTTCCGCTGAAATGGCTGAACCACGATGTCAATTTGATTGACACCCCCGGCCACGTGGACTTCACCGCAGAAGTAGAACGTTCACTCCGCGTGCTGGATGGCTGCATCTGTGTTTTCGATGCCCAGAAAGGGGTGGAAGCACAGTCGGAAACGGTGTGGCGCCAAGCCAACAAGTACAACGTCCCACGGTTGGTGTTCATTAACAAAATGGATATCGTGGGAGCCAATTTTCCGGCTGCAGTGGAAGAAATCCGCGAAGTTTTGGAAGGCAGGCCCCTGCCCTTGTTCATACCAATTGGTTCGGGATCGAGCAAGGAAACAAATACACCCTTCATTGGCATCGTTGATCTGCTGAAAATGGAGGCTCTCTATTTTGAAAGTGCTGATTTTGGCAAAACCATTCGCACCGAGGCGATTCCAGAAGAATTGCTGGCGGAAGCCCAAAGTTATCGCGAGAATCTGTTTAATGTCATCACGGAACACGATGATGAGGACATGATTACTACGCGGTATCTGGAAGGTGAAGAGATCCCACTGGACGATGTGCGGCAGTTAATTCGTAAACAGGCAGTCCGTGGGCAAATTCACCCCGTATTGTGTGGAAGTGGCCGGGAACACGCAGGGATTCAGCCATTACTGGATGCGATCTGCTATTACATGCCTAGTCCGTTGGATGTCCCACCGGTTGTGGGTGTGAATCCCAAGAAAAATAATAAGGAAGAAGTTCGCAAACCAGACCCCAAAGATTATTTCTGCGCACTGGTTTTCAAGGTGATTGCCCAGGATTCTGGCGACCTGTTTTTTCTTCGCATCTATTCGGGCACACTGAAGTTCAACTCACGCGTCTACAATCCAGGGCGGGACAGCAAGGAAGTCATTGGCAAACTGTACCACATTCATGCCGATCCCACCCAGCGCGACGATTTGCCCCACACCTATGCGGGGGATATTGTGGCCGTGATTGGGCTGAAAGACTGCGTTACTGGCGATACATTATGCGACACCCAACACCCCATTCTGCTTGAGCAGATTACTTTTGCTGAAACGGTGGTCAGCCAGCGGATCGAGCCAGAATCGAGTGCAGATAAAGATAAATTGATTGGTGCCCTGTCGAAACTGGAGAGGGAGGACCCCACGCTGCATATTCGTGTCGATAAAGATACCGGCCAGATGCTGATGAGTGGGATGGGCACGTTGCACCTGGAAGTGAAGCGAAATCGTCTGGAACGGGATTTTCGGCTGAAAATCCGCGTGGGTAAGCCCCAGGTGAGCTATCGCGAAACGCTGAAGGAAAGTTGCCGGATTGTGGGTGAGTGCGATCGCATGTTGGGTGGCAAATCAGTCTTCGCAAACGTAACGATTGATTTCGAAGTAAAAAAAGCGGAACATCCTACCAGCGTGGTCAACAAACTGAAGCCTGGCATCGTTCCAGACAACATCAAAGATGCTTTAACAAAATCACTCAAGGTAGCAATCCAGTCAGGCGGGCTGGGTTTTCCGGTGCTGGATGTGCATGCCACGATTGTGGATGCCACTTTCGATCCCGAACGCTCCACCGATGCCGCTTATGAGGCTGCGATATCGGACGCACTGCAGAAGGCGTTCAGTAGAGAAAACATGCAGCTTCTGGAACCGATTATGCGGCTGACCGTCAACGTACCTGATGAAGTGATGGGTAATGTGATCTCCTACATTATTTCCCGACGTGGGGAAATTGATAATCAGGAATCGAACGGGAAAACCAGCTTTATTGAAGCCCGCGTGCCACTGGAAACAATGTTCGCCTATGCGGATGAAATTCGCAGCGTGACCCAGGGACGAGCCAGCCCCACGATGGAACCGGATTCCTATGCCCCAGCACCCGATGAAAAATTACGCTCATTCCTGGATGGGTAA